The window GCCATTATCGCCGCTAGACTGTAAAATCAGAGCTTCTTCACGGCTCAAAACTGATAACCAAATTGAACTCTCTTTTGCTGTCATTTTATCTTGTAAACACTTTGATTGTCGTACTAATCTTCTAATTTTAGCAATATTTGGAGACATGTGTTTTATAACAGCAGTAAGAACACCgactttatatatttttttcaaatcgTGAGGCTTTTTGTAAGGAGGGGGTTGACCTTTCTGAAGCCCTGGACCTAATCTTGACCACCACTCTTCACCGCCAGTGGGCCACCACGGTGGCGGGAGACCTTTTTCTAACGGGAACTTTCTTTGTGGTGGATCACAGTGTTGCATTAAAGAAGATAAAAGAGAGCCTAAAGTAGcatcttgaagatcttgaagaatgcTATTTGAGTTCCCATTTTGACACccaattccttgaccttttgAAATGCATTCATTGTCGTATTTTGCTATGGCTGCAGGGCCATTTTTGTCAAATTTGACTTTTTCTTTCCACCAAGCTCTTAGATTATCAGATGAACCACTTACAGGTTTGCCTTTTTCGGGAACGATGCCATAAACGAATCCACGTGCTTTGCAGACTTCCATGAGTTTCAACATGTATTTTAAGATCCCATCTTGAGCTCTTGACATTTTTTTTCTTCGAGCTTGATCACTTGTTTGCTTTGCTTTTTGCTTTTCTGCAGCTTGTTGTGctaaaatcttttgtttttctttgattcttttgAGTTTGATTCTATCTTTCCACATCCGTCTTTCCAAATCTTCTGCGTCGATTTCTTCATCGCTTACGTCTTTTTCTGCTATGTTATCACATCTTATATCATCACCTTCGATGTCTGAATTATCTCCCAATCCGTTTGTATCAATCATAAGATCGTCCATTGCTATTGCGACCTAATTGACCCCAGTAAATTCTAGAAACCAATAGAAACGGCCCTTAATTTCATCGAACAGTCACTTCACTTTTCAAACGAATTCCAAAGGAATCAGAATCACCCGAAGCTTTTATCGAATCAACGAAAAGTTAACCTAATTGATCAAACTGATGAAATCATTGGCAGAAGCTCCAATCTCGTAATTCTGCACGAAATCATGTCCTCATACATTCAAATTCTGATAAATTTAACACGAAAATACTCCAACTTCGGTCAAATAATAATCAATTGGATTTAGAATCAAATTGATTCAATAGAGTTCATTACACGCACCAGAAAAGCTATTAAAATCGACAAAATTACACAATTACAATAACGATTAGCGAGAACTTGAAGCCATATATGTAGAGACCATTACCTGGTATCGATTAGCTTTAAAATCCTTGAAGAAAGTAACATAGATGGACGGATTCTTGAAACCCTAGTGGGTATGGTGGAGGACAAGAGGGAGGAAATGGGGAAAACGAAGAGATAAAAATACTAAAAAATTTATCGAAGATGCGGAAGAGCATTTGGTTGTGAATTTCTATTTCTTTTGTGTACAACGTATCTAGGCCCTTATCGAATGGCAGACAAATTTTGGggtcaaaagaaataaaataataaaaaataaaaatataatagccatacttaaaataaaaattaaaaaatcctacaaaatagcaaaaaaaacagaaaaatattATAAGAGTCATAACTTTTACAaatcaaaatgacataaaaacctTAAGTTTTCACAAAAATATCAGTTTTATCTTTGGACGTGTTTTAGGTCCAGTAAAACCCGGAgtttgtttaatttgttcatttttaccCTTGTAGCCGGTTTCCAGGTAACCTACCGGTTACCTGATGCCAGTAAAGcccttaaattttcaaaaatgttcagatttacccttaagtttttaAAAAATGTTCGGATTTAGCCTTAccttaatttttattttgattgttttgattattattactattattattattattattattattattattattattattattattattactatgtatttttaatacattttaatgtataaaaatattttatacatacatttttaaatgtatacaaatatttttattaatataaatatatttttaaaaatatatatacttgTATTTAGTATTTATATACATTTGAATTCTCATCTATTccattaaaaatgtatttatatattaaaaaagtaTTTATTTGT of the Lactuca sativa cultivar Salinas chromosome 6, Lsat_Salinas_v11, whole genome shotgun sequence genome contains:
- the LOC111890247 gene encoding ETHYLENE INSENSITIVE 3-like 3 protein codes for the protein MDDLMIDTNGLGDNSDIEGDDIRCDNIAEKDVSDEEIDAEDLERRMWKDRIKLKRIKEKQKILAQQAAEKQKAKQTSDQARRKKMSRAQDGILKYMLKLMEVCKARGFVYGIVPEKGKPVSGSSDNLRAWWKEKVKFDKNGPAAIAKYDNECISKGQGIGCQNGNSNSILQDLQDATLGSLLSSLMQHCDPPQRKFPLEKGLPPPWWPTGGEEWWSRLGPGLQKGQPPPYKKPHDLKKIYKVGVLTAVIKHMSPNIAKIRRLVRQSKCLQDKMTAKESSIWLSVLSREEALILQSSGDNGGSGITGTPSGGGRPEKNRPENSYDSDYDVDGVENGGGSVSSKDDRRRDTPEAVVPLAAPPRKKRKREKSKVDQPERDGVPDINEMDVSLIEYPVLPENHPLMADTVAGVETPANMVLYPPPPPVVVQDSDYRPQSLVDYRMFVPVIEGRNPVNEFQMRPEYSSEPPGNVNPIEITGGGSGGGVEIVEKEGYNEGQVVDNQFESSINSLSLDYGGFNSPTPFNLGIDGTTSLDTDFDFLLDDDLIQYFGA